One Rosa chinensis cultivar Old Blush chromosome 3, RchiOBHm-V2, whole genome shotgun sequence DNA window includes the following coding sequences:
- the LOC112194310 gene encoding uncharacterized protein LOC112194310: MGYGKVIEAEAWGMLLGLQMAYQLNIPKIIVECDLEFIVQLLNNGVDNLHPLKSVIDSCLQMKAGFEECIVAHVYREVNMVADVPSKCSLDTDVGTIYMEQPPPQVINAFLDDLSEVPRSRKVCNALS; encoded by the coding sequence ATGGGATATGGCAAAGTCATTGAGGCTGAGGCTTGGGGGATGCTTCTTGGTTTGCAGATGGCTTATCAATTGAATATCCCTAAAATTATAGTTGAATGCGATTTAGAATTTATTGTTCAGTTGTTGAACAATGGTGTTGATAACCTTCATCCTCTTAAGAGTGTTATTGATAGCTGCCTACAAATGAAAGCTGGATTTGAAGAATGCATTGTGGCTCATGTGTATCGAGAAGTTAACATGGTTGCAGATGTGCCATCTAAGTGTAGTTTGGACACTGACGTAGGCACTATCTACATGGAGCAACCTCCTCCtcaagttatcaatgccttccTTGATGATTTGAGTGAAGTTCCTAGATCTAGGAAAGTTTGTAATGCCTTAAGTTAG
- the LOC112192480 gene encoding fra a 1-associated protein — protein MGWVWRDDDVNPSAADISPRSDGDRCSTRKMVRTQCKTEEVEPGKFIRKCEKTEELLRDCVGRPVEVVQSNKEYTEDDVTDQVMKGSVPFGSSDNGAFNFPGLQSDIDEIERNFLGGLSRFFEAAEDMKNGFFSSFGIPLIFDEGPSTTLPSPRREIPIDSHRQQEDGTKSGEVDLSGLARDV, from the exons ATGGGTTGGGTATGGAGGGACGACGACGTTAATCCGTCTGCGGCTGACATCAGCCCCCGATCGGACGGCGACCGATGCTCCACGAGAAAGATGGTAAGGACGCAGTGCAAGACGGAGGAGGTGGAGCCTGGAAAGTTCATCAGAAAGTGCGAGAAGACCGAGGAGCTTCTCCGCGACTGCGTTGGCCG GCCCGTTGAAGTGGTACAATCCAACAAAGAGTACACCGAAGATGATGTCACGGACCAGGTGATGAAAGGGTCTGTGCCCTTTGGATCATCAGACAATGGAGCATTTAACTTCCCTGGACTACAGAGTGATATTGATGAAATTGAACGCAACTTCTTAGGTGGGCTCAGCCGATTCTTTGAAGCTGCTGAGGATATGAAGAATGGATTCTTCAGTTCATTTGGCATTCCACTCATCTTTGATGAGGGACCCTCTACTACACTACCATCTCCGAGGAGAGAGATACCTATTGACAGCCATCGTCAGCAGGAAGATGGCACAAAATCTGGGGAGGTTGATCTTTCTGGGTTGGCAAGAGATGTTTGA